Proteins encoded within one genomic window of Deinococcus hopiensis KR-140:
- a CDS encoding substrate-binding domain-containing protein, with product MNTIARFAILTALIASSSSLAQNNKVIVGVSIPAADHGWTAGVVYHANEAKKALEQQYPGVQIIVKTAKDANEQANQIQDLLTVNKINTLVILPQESAPLTRPVAALKAKGVFVTVVDRGLTDPKAQDAYVAGDNPGFGRISAAYLNSRLGTKGGNVVVLRGIPTVIDNQRNDAFREVIGKNPNIKILDAKYANWNADDAFKVMQDYLTRFPKIDAVWASDDDMAMGALKAIQQARRTDIKILLGGAGKKEVIKGILDGNTLMPANVTYPSSMIADAMKLTIASRVTGKAMKPSTIIPSVLVVKNNASKFYFPNSPF from the coding sequence ATGAATACCATTGCCCGCTTTGCCATCCTGACCGCCCTGATCGCCAGCAGCTCCAGCCTCGCTCAGAACAACAAGGTCATCGTTGGGGTCTCTATTCCCGCTGCCGATCACGGCTGGACCGCCGGTGTGGTGTACCACGCCAACGAAGCGAAAAAAGCGCTCGAGCAGCAATACCCCGGTGTGCAAATCATCGTGAAGACCGCCAAAGACGCCAACGAACAGGCCAACCAGATTCAGGACCTCCTGACCGTCAACAAAATCAACACGCTGGTGATTCTTCCCCAGGAGAGCGCTCCCCTAACGCGTCCCGTCGCAGCCCTGAAAGCCAAAGGCGTCTTCGTGACGGTGGTGGACCGCGGACTCACCGATCCGAAAGCGCAGGACGCCTACGTCGCTGGGGACAACCCCGGTTTCGGCCGCATTTCAGCTGCGTACCTGAACAGCCGTCTGGGCACCAAAGGTGGAAACGTGGTGGTGCTCCGCGGCATTCCCACGGTGATCGACAACCAACGCAACGACGCCTTCAGGGAGGTAATCGGCAAGAACCCCAACATCAAAATCCTGGATGCCAAGTACGCCAACTGGAATGCCGACGACGCCTTCAAAGTCATGCAGGACTACCTGACGCGCTTCCCGAAAATCGACGCCGTCTGGGCATCGGATGACGACATGGCCATGGGCGCCCTCAAGGCCATCCAGCAGGCCCGGCGCACCGACATCAAGATCCTGCTCGGCGGCGCGGGGAAGAAAGAAGTGATCAAGGGCATTCTCGACGGCAACACCCTCATGCCCGCCAACGTCACCTACCCCTCCAGCATGATTGCCGACGCTATGAAGCTCACCATCGCCAGCCGGGTGACCGGTAAGGCCATGAAGCCCAGCACCATCATTCCATCCGTTCTGGTCGTAAAGAACAACGCCAGCAAGTTCTACTTCCCCAACTCGCCCTTCTGA
- a CDS encoding sugar ABC transporter ATP-binding protein gives MPEPHPSHDITFERIGKTFGTVTVLQDVSFTIPAGTVHALLGENGAGKSTLMKILSGYHTPTTGEIRLGNQPVHFQSSRDAEHVGIVLIHQEFNLAEDLTVAQNIYLGREPGGRLIDDNSMVRGAQEALNRLGVALDPRTRVRDLTVPQKQLVEIAKALSRNARVLIMDEPTATLTTRETEILFNLIRNLRDEGVTILYISHKLDEVKALADHVTVLRDGRYILSQDASTLTPHEMANLMVGRELEDMFPPKNVHQQAELLSVERLSVPGWIDDLTFTLHAGEVLGFAGLVGAGRTEAFEGLLGLRPHTVGQVRINNRLTRLGSPRRGVKAGLVYLSEDRKGKGVHVDFDLRPNLTLMTLKKYAKPLLDAKSEHAAIQRAAQEYNIRTGRLDVPASALSGGNQQKLALGKILELDPNIVILDEPTRGVDVGAKREIYHLIHRLAEQGKGVIVISSEMQELLGVCHRLIVLHNRTISGELVGDHMTEREVIQYATGLKNQTQRSTAHVYA, from the coding sequence ATGCCTGAACCACACCCAAGCCACGACATCACCTTCGAGCGCATCGGTAAAACGTTTGGGACAGTCACCGTCCTGCAGGACGTCAGCTTCACCATCCCCGCGGGAACGGTGCACGCCCTCCTCGGTGAAAACGGCGCCGGCAAGAGCACCCTCATGAAGATCCTCAGCGGGTACCATACCCCCACAACCGGGGAAATTCGCCTGGGCAACCAGCCGGTGCACTTCCAGAGCAGCCGCGACGCCGAACACGTCGGCATCGTCTTGATCCACCAGGAATTCAACCTCGCCGAAGACCTCACGGTGGCGCAGAACATCTACCTGGGCCGTGAACCGGGTGGAAGGCTCATCGACGACAACAGCATGGTTCGGGGCGCACAAGAAGCGCTGAACCGTCTCGGCGTGGCCCTCGATCCCCGCACCCGCGTCCGTGACCTCACCGTTCCTCAGAAGCAACTGGTCGAGATCGCCAAAGCGCTCTCGCGCAACGCCCGCGTCCTGATCATGGACGAACCGACCGCCACCCTCACCACCCGCGAAACGGAAATTCTGTTCAACCTCATTCGCAACCTGCGCGACGAGGGCGTCACCATCCTCTACATCAGCCACAAACTCGACGAAGTCAAAGCCCTCGCGGATCACGTCACCGTACTCCGAGACGGACGGTACATCCTCAGCCAGGACGCCTCCACCCTCACCCCGCACGAAATGGCAAACCTCATGGTTGGTCGGGAACTGGAAGACATGTTCCCACCCAAAAATGTCCACCAGCAGGCAGAACTGCTCAGCGTGGAACGTCTCAGCGTTCCCGGCTGGATTGATGACCTCACCTTCACCCTGCATGCCGGGGAAGTGCTCGGCTTCGCCGGGCTGGTCGGCGCAGGCCGCACCGAAGCGTTCGAGGGGCTGCTGGGCTTACGGCCACACACCGTGGGGCAGGTGCGCATCAACAACCGGCTCACCCGCCTCGGCAGTCCGAGGCGCGGCGTCAAGGCGGGCCTCGTCTACCTCAGCGAAGACCGCAAAGGCAAAGGCGTGCACGTCGATTTCGACCTGAGGCCCAACCTGACCCTGATGACGCTCAAGAAGTACGCCAAACCGCTGCTGGACGCCAAATCCGAGCACGCGGCCATCCAGCGCGCCGCACAGGAATACAACATCCGCACCGGGCGGCTCGACGTGCCTGCCAGCGCCCTTTCCGGCGGGAACCAGCAGAAACTCGCGCTGGGAAAAATCCTGGAACTCGACCCGAACATCGTCATCCTGGACGAACCCACCCGCGGCGTCGACGTTGGCGCGAAGCGCGAAATCTACCACCTGATCCACCGCCTCGCCGAGCAGGGCAAGGGCGTCATCGTGATCAGCAGTGAAATGCAGGAACTGCTGGGCGTCTGCCACCGCCTGATCGTGCTTCACAACCGCACCATCAGCGGCGAACTTGTCGGCGATCACATGACCGAGCGGGAAGTCATTCAGTACGCCACCGGCCTGAAAAACCAGACGCAAAGGAGCACTGCGCATGTCTACGCCTAA
- a CDS encoding sugar phosphate isomerase/epimerase family protein: MTAPVTLFTGQWADLPLAQLAPLAREMGYDGLELACWGDHFNVRDALRDPGYIQRIKDLLASHGLRCYAISNHLVGQAVCDPIDERHKAILPEHVWGDGDPEGVRQRAAQEIMDTARAAQKLGVSVVNGFTGSSIWHSIYAFPPTSQAFWDAGFKDFSRRWLSILEVFDQCGVNFALEVHPTEIAFDIASSTRALEALGHHPRFGFNYDASHLAYQHVDYIEFIRQFADRIFHVHLKDVWWGHGNGHVGVFGGHTSFGDSRRYWDFRSLGRGDLKFEDIIVALKDVRYAGPLSVEWEDSRMDRVHGGTESAAFVRKLNFPTSQVAFDRAFDRTVQNGEAEAPPVLPREEV, encoded by the coding sequence ATGACTGCACCCGTCACTTTGTTTACTGGACAGTGGGCGGACCTGCCGCTCGCGCAACTCGCGCCCCTGGCCAGGGAAATGGGCTACGACGGCCTGGAACTGGCGTGCTGGGGCGATCACTTCAATGTTCGCGACGCGCTGCGCGACCCTGGCTACATCCAGCGCATCAAAGACCTGCTGGCCTCCCACGGGCTGCGCTGCTACGCCATCAGCAACCACCTGGTCGGTCAGGCGGTGTGCGACCCCATCGATGAACGCCACAAAGCCATCCTCCCCGAGCACGTCTGGGGTGACGGTGACCCCGAAGGGGTACGCCAGCGCGCCGCCCAAGAGATCATGGACACCGCCCGCGCCGCACAGAAGCTCGGGGTCAGCGTGGTCAACGGCTTCACCGGTTCCTCCATCTGGCACTCCATCTACGCCTTCCCCCCGACCAGTCAGGCCTTCTGGGACGCAGGTTTCAAGGACTTCAGCCGCCGGTGGCTGTCCATCCTGGAGGTCTTCGACCAATGCGGCGTGAACTTCGCGCTGGAAGTCCATCCCACCGAGATCGCGTTTGACATTGCCAGCAGCACGCGTGCGCTGGAAGCGCTGGGACACCACCCACGCTTCGGCTTTAATTACGACGCGTCCCACCTGGCCTACCAGCATGTGGACTACATCGAGTTTATCCGTCAGTTCGCAGACCGCATCTTCCACGTGCACCTCAAAGACGTCTGGTGGGGTCACGGCAACGGGCACGTCGGCGTGTTTGGCGGCCATACCAGCTTCGGCGACTCCAGGCGGTACTGGGATTTCCGTTCCCTCGGACGTGGAGACCTCAAGTTCGAGGACATCATCGTGGCGTTGAAAGACGTCCGTTACGCGGGTCCCCTCAGTGTGGAGTGGGAAGACAGCCGCATGGACCGGGTTCACGGTGGAACCGAAAGCGCCGCTTTCGTGCGCAAGCTCAATTTCCCCACCTCTCAAGTCGCCTTCGACCGGGCCTTTGACCGCACGGTTCAGAACGGGGAAGCGGAGGCTCCCCCCGTCCTGCCGAGGGAAGAGGTGTGA
- a CDS encoding ABC transporter permease: protein MSTPNTPTSSLPSRASSGKGLLTRIGTLGPLLGLLALMLVATGLNSDFLTVSNLSNVLTRAAFIGIIAVGMTFVIISGGIDLSVGSLAALIAGSMILTMNAILSTFGTGWMTIFLGMLAALILGSLAGLLHGLAITKGRIEPFIVTLGTLGIYRAFLTYLSQGGSISLDATVSERYGNVYYGAVLGIPIPILVFAAVALVGGLILNRTRYGRYVQAIGSNEQVARYSAVNVSAVKIGTYVLLGICVAIATILYVPRLGSASPSTGLLWELEAIAAVIIGGTALKGGTGRIWGTVVGAILLVTISNVLNLTNIISEYLNAAVQGLVIILVAFFQRGSRK, encoded by the coding sequence ATGTCTACGCCTAATACCCCCACCTCGTCCTTGCCCTCCCGAGCGTCATCCGGAAAGGGCCTCCTCACCCGTATCGGCACGCTCGGACCGCTGCTTGGACTGCTCGCCCTGATGCTGGTCGCCACCGGCCTGAATTCTGACTTCCTCACCGTAAGTAACCTCTCGAACGTCCTGACCCGCGCGGCCTTCATCGGCATCATCGCCGTCGGCATGACCTTCGTCATTATCTCCGGCGGCATCGACCTGTCCGTCGGTTCCCTGGCCGCTTTGATCGCCGGTTCCATGATTCTGACGATGAACGCCATCCTCTCCACCTTCGGAACAGGCTGGATGACCATTTTCCTCGGCATGCTCGCCGCCCTGATCCTCGGCAGCCTCGCTGGGCTCCTGCACGGACTGGCCATCACCAAAGGGCGCATCGAGCCGTTCATCGTCACGCTCGGTACGCTGGGGATCTACCGCGCGTTCCTCACGTACCTCTCGCAGGGCGGTTCCATCTCCCTCGACGCGACCGTGAGCGAACGCTACGGAAACGTGTACTACGGCGCGGTGCTCGGCATCCCGATTCCCATCCTGGTGTTTGCCGCGGTGGCGCTCGTCGGCGGGCTGATCCTCAACCGCACCCGCTACGGCCGGTACGTCCAGGCCATCGGCAGCAACGAGCAGGTCGCCCGGTACTCCGCCGTGAACGTCAGCGCCGTCAAGATCGGCACCTACGTCCTGCTCGGCATCTGCGTGGCCATCGCCACCATCCTGTACGTTCCCCGCCTCGGCAGCGCTTCCCCCTCCACAGGCCTGCTGTGGGAACTGGAGGCCATCGCCGCGGTCATCATCGGCGGCACAGCCCTCAAAGGCGGCACCGGCCGCATCTGGGGGACTGTCGTCGGCGCGATCCTCCTGGTCACGATCAGCAACGTCTTGAACCTCACCAACATCATCAGCGAGTACCTCAACGCTGCCGTGCAAGGCCTCGTGATCATCCTCGTCGCTTTCTTCCAACGTGGAAGTCGCAAGTAG